A section of the Pseudomonas lini genome encodes:
- the prpF gene encoding 2-methylaconitate cis-trans isomerase PrpF produces the protein MANAPQIKIPATYMRGGTSKGVFFSLKDLPEAAQIPGPARDALLLRVIGSPDPYDKQIDGMGGATSSTSKTVILSKSIKADHDVDYLFGQVSIDKPFVDWSGNCGNLSAAVGSFAISNGLVDASRIPHNGVAVVRVWQANIGKTIIAHVPITNGEVQETGDFELDGVTFPAAEVQLEFMDPAAEEEGGGGSMFPTGNLVDDLEVPGVGTLKATLINAGIPTIFINAEDIGYTGTELQGAINGDLKALAMFETIRAYGALRMGLIQHLDEAAKRQHTPKVAFVAKPADYIASSGKAIAAIDIDLLVRALSMGKLHHAMMGTAAVAIGTAAAISGTLVNLAAGGIERNAVRFGHPSGTLRVGAEATQVNDEWTVNKAIMSRSARVLMEGYVRVPGDCF, from the coding sequence ATGGCTAACGCACCTCAAATTAAAATCCCCGCCACCTACATGCGCGGCGGCACCAGCAAAGGCGTGTTCTTCAGCCTGAAAGACCTGCCCGAAGCGGCACAGATTCCAGGGCCGGCTCGCGATGCGTTGTTGCTGCGAGTGATCGGCAGTCCCGACCCGTACGACAAGCAGATCGACGGCATGGGCGGCGCCACTTCGAGCACCAGCAAAACCGTGATCCTGTCGAAAAGCATTAAGGCCGATCATGACGTCGATTACCTGTTCGGTCAGGTCTCCATCGACAAGCCTTTCGTCGACTGGAGCGGCAACTGCGGCAACCTGTCGGCGGCAGTCGGTTCGTTCGCCATCAGCAATGGCCTGGTGGATGCCAGCCGCATTCCACACAACGGTGTGGCGGTGGTGCGCGTGTGGCAGGCCAACATCGGCAAGACCATCATCGCCCATGTGCCGATCACTAACGGCGAGGTCCAGGAAACCGGCGATTTCGAACTCGACGGCGTGACCTTTCCGGCGGCCGAAGTGCAGCTCGAATTCATGGACCCGGCGGCGGAAGAAGAGGGGGGCGGTGGTTCGATGTTCCCCACCGGCAATCTGGTGGATGACCTCGAAGTGCCGGGCGTCGGTACGCTCAAGGCGACCCTGATCAACGCCGGCATTCCGACCATTTTCATCAATGCCGAAGACATCGGCTACACCGGCACCGAATTGCAAGGCGCGATCAACGGCGACCTGAAGGCCCTGGCGATGTTCGAAACCATCCGCGCTTACGGCGCGCTGCGCATGGGGCTGATTCAGCACCTGGACGAAGCGGCCAAGCGTCAGCACACACCAAAGGTGGCGTTCGTCGCCAAACCGGCGGATTACATTGCGTCCAGCGGCAAGGCGATTGCGGCCATCGACATTGACTTGCTGGTGCGTGCGCTGTCCATGGGCAAACTGCACCACGCGATGATGGGCACGGCAGCGGTGGCCATCGGCACGGCAGCGGCGATTTCCGGCACGTTGGTGAACCTGGCGGCGGGCGGCATCGAGCGCAACGCCGTGCGCTTCGGTCATCCCTCCGGCACCTTGCGCGTGGGCGCCGAGGCCACTCAGGTCAACGATGAATGGACCGTGAACAAAGCCATCATGAGCCGCAGTGCGCGGGTGTTGATGGAAGGTTATGTTCGCGTGCCGGGGGATTGTTTCTAA
- the acnD gene encoding Fe/S-dependent 2-methylisocitrate dehydratase AcnD, which translates to MNTEFRKPLPGSHLDYFDVRAAVDAIAPGAYDTLPYTSRVLAENLVRRCDPATLTESLKQFIERKRDLDFPWFPARVVCHDILGQTALVDLAGLRDAIALQGGDPAQVNPVVPTQLIVDHSLAVERGGFDPEAFEKNRAIEDRRNEDRFHFINWTKKAFKNVDVIPPGNGIMHQINLEKMSPVIQVRDGVAFPDTCVGTDSHTPHVDALGVIAIGVGGLEAESVMLGRASWMRLPESVGVELTGKLQPGITATDMVLALTEYLRKQKVVGAWLEFFGEGASALTLGDRATISNMAPEYGATAAMFYIDQQTIDYLKLTGREDEQVQLVENYAKQTGLWADSLKGAQYERGLSFDLSSVVRNMAGPSNPHARVATSDLAAQGISGQWDDVPGQMPDGAVIIAAITSCTNTSNPRNVIAAGLLARNANKLGLSRKPWVKSSLAPGSKTVALYLDEAGLTKELEQLGFGVVAFACTTCNGMSGALDPVIQQEIIDRDLYATAVLSGNRNFDGRIHPYAKNAFLASPPLVVAYAIAGTIRFDIEKDVLGLDASGKEIRLKDIWPSDEEIDAVVKASVKPEQFRQVYIPMFAIHEDTGPKVTPLYDWREMSTYIRRPPYWEGALAGARPLKGMRPLAVLPDNITTDHLSPSNAIMLDSAAGEYLAKMGLPEEDFNSYATHRGDHLTAQRATFANPKLFNEMVQENGKVKQGSLARVEPEGQVMRMWEAIETYMERKQPLIIIAGQDYGQGSSRDWAAKGVRLAGVEAIAAEGFERIHRTNLVGMGVLPLEFKSGTDRHTLAIDGSETYDVIGDRTPRATLTLVINRKNGERVEVPVTCRLDTAEEVSIYEAGGVLQRFAQDFLEESAVAV; encoded by the coding sequence ATGAACACTGAATTCCGCAAACCGCTGCCCGGCAGCCATCTGGATTATTTCGACGTCCGCGCGGCGGTCGATGCCATTGCGCCCGGCGCCTACGACACCCTGCCGTACACCTCCCGCGTGCTGGCGGAAAACCTCGTGCGTCGCTGCGACCCGGCCACGCTCACCGAATCCCTGAAGCAATTCATCGAGCGCAAACGCGATCTCGATTTCCCGTGGTTCCCGGCCCGCGTGGTGTGCCACGACATTCTTGGCCAGACCGCTCTGGTCGACCTCGCCGGCCTGCGCGATGCCATCGCCCTGCAAGGTGGCGATCCGGCGCAAGTGAACCCGGTGGTGCCGACGCAGTTGATCGTTGACCACTCCCTGGCCGTTGAACGCGGTGGCTTCGATCCCGAGGCGTTCGAGAAGAACCGCGCCATCGAAGACCGTCGCAACGAAGACCGTTTTCACTTCATCAACTGGACCAAAAAAGCCTTCAAGAACGTCGATGTGATCCCGCCGGGCAACGGGATCATGCACCAGATCAACCTGGAGAAAATGTCGCCGGTGATTCAGGTGCGTGACGGCGTGGCCTTCCCCGATACCTGCGTCGGCACCGACAGCCACACCCCGCACGTCGATGCGCTGGGCGTGATCGCCATTGGTGTTGGTGGCCTGGAAGCGGAAAGCGTGATGCTCGGTCGCGCATCGTGGATGCGTCTGCCGGAAAGCGTCGGTGTCGAACTCACTGGCAAACTGCAACCGGGCATCACCGCCACCGACATGGTGCTGGCGCTGACCGAATACCTGCGCAAACAAAAAGTCGTCGGCGCATGGCTGGAGTTTTTCGGTGAAGGGGCTTCGGCGCTGACCTTGGGCGACCGCGCGACCATTTCCAATATGGCCCCGGAATACGGCGCCACGGCGGCAATGTTCTACATCGACCAGCAGACCATCGACTACCTGAAACTCACCGGCCGTGAAGACGAGCAAGTGCAGCTTGTGGAGAACTACGCCAAGCAGACCGGCCTCTGGGCCGACAGCCTGAAAGGCGCGCAGTACGAGCGCGGGCTGAGCTTCGACCTGTCCTCGGTGGTGCGCAACATGGCCGGCCCGAGCAACCCGCACGCCCGTGTCGCTACGTCCGATCTCGCGGCGCAAGGCATCTCCGGCCAGTGGGATGACGTGCCCGGCCAGATGCCGGACGGCGCGGTGATCATCGCCGCCATCACCAGTTGCACCAACACCAGCAACCCACGCAACGTGATTGCCGCGGGCCTGCTGGCGCGCAACGCCAACAAGCTCGGGCTGAGCCGCAAGCCGTGGGTCAAATCCTCGCTGGCGCCGGGCTCGAAAACCGTGGCGCTGTATCTGGATGAAGCCGGGCTGACTAAAGAACTGGAGCAACTCGGCTTCGGCGTCGTGGCCTTCGCTTGCACCACGTGCAACGGCATGTCCGGCGCACTGGACCCGGTGATCCAGCAGGAAATCATCGACCGCGATCTGTACGCCACGGCCGTACTCTCCGGTAACCGTAACTTCGACGGGCGGATTCACCCGTACGCCAAAAACGCATTCCTGGCTTCGCCGCCCTTGGTGGTCGCGTACGCCATCGCCGGGACCATTCGTTTTGACATCGAAAAAGATGTGCTGGGCCTGGACGCGAGCGGCAAGGAAATCCGCCTGAAAGACATCTGGCCGAGCGACGAAGAAATCGACGCGGTGGTGAAAGCTTCGGTCAAACCGGAGCAGTTCCGCCAGGTGTACATTCCGATGTTTGCCATCCACGAAGACACCGGTCCGAAGGTAACGCCGCTGTATGACTGGCGCGAAATGAGCACCTACATCCGTCGTCCGCCGTATTGGGAAGGCGCGCTGGCCGGCGCTCGTCCGCTCAAGGGCATGCGCCCGCTGGCGGTGCTGCCGGACAACATCACCACCGATCACCTGTCGCCTTCCAACGCAATCATGCTCGACAGCGCCGCCGGTGAATACCTGGCGAAAATGGGCCTGCCGGAAGAAGACTTCAACTCCTACGCCACCCACCGCGGCGACCATTTGACCGCGCAGCGCGCGACGTTCGCCAACCCGAAACTGTTCAATGAAATGGTTCAGGAAAACGGCAAGGTCAAGCAGGGTTCCCTGGCGCGAGTCGAGCCGGAAGGCCAGGTCATGCGCATGTGGGAAGCGATCGAAACCTACATGGAGCGCAAGCAGCCGCTGATCATCATCGCAGGCCAAGACTATGGTCAGGGTTCGTCCCGCGACTGGGCGGCCAAAGGTGTGCGTCTGGCGGGTGTGGAAGCGATCGCCGCTGAAGGTTTCGAGCGCATTCACCGCACCAACCTGGTGGGCATGGGCGTGCTGCCGTTGGAGTTCAAATCGGGCACCGATCGTCACACTCTGGCCATCGACGGCAGCGAAACCTACGACGTGATCGGCGACCGCACCCCGCGTGCGACGCTGACGCTGGTGATCAACCGCAAAAATGGTGAGCGCGTCGAAGTGCCGGTGACCTGCCGCCTCGACACCGCCGAAGAAGTGTCGATCTACGAGGCCGGCGGCGTGTTGCAGCGTTTCGCTCAGGACTTCCTCGAAGAATCGGCGGTCGCCGTTTAA
- the prpC gene encoding 2-methylcitrate synthase: MAEAKVLSGAGLRGQVAGQTALSTVGQSGAGLTYRGYDVRELAADAQFEEVAYLLLYGELPTKAQLAAYTEKLSKLRDLPQALKEVLERIPADAHPMDVMRTGCSFLGNIEPEKDFSEQHDVTDRLLAAFPAIMCYWYRFSHDGKRINCVTDEACIGGHFLHLLHDKKPSELHVKVMNVSLILYAEHEFNASTFTARVCASTLSDMYSCVTAAIGSLRGPLHGGANEAAMEMIERFSSPEEAIKGTLGMLERKDKIMGFGHAIYKDNDPRNEVIKGWSKKLADEVGDTVLFPVSEAIDKTMWEQKKLFPNADFYHASTYHFMGIPTKLFTPIFVCSRLTGWAAHVFEQRANNRIIRPSAEYVGVEQRKFVPIEQR; encoded by the coding sequence ATGGCCGAAGCAAAAGTACTCAGTGGCGCCGGGCTCCGTGGCCAGGTTGCCGGACAAACCGCACTGTCCACCGTGGGCCAGTCGGGCGCAGGCCTGACCTATCGCGGCTATGACGTTCGCGAACTGGCGGCTGACGCACAATTCGAAGAAGTGGCTTACCTGCTGCTGTACGGGGAGCTGCCAACCAAAGCGCAACTCGCTGCCTACACCGAGAAACTGAGCAAGCTGCGCGACCTGCCGCAAGCGCTGAAAGAAGTGCTGGAACGCATCCCCGCCGACGCCCACCCGATGGACGTTATGCGCACCGGTTGCTCGTTCCTGGGCAACATCGAACCGGAGAAAGACTTCTCCGAACAACACGACGTGACCGACCGCCTGCTGGCCGCGTTCCCGGCGATCATGTGCTACTGGTATCGCTTCAGCCACGACGGCAAACGCATCAATTGCGTGACCGACGAAGCCTGCATCGGCGGCCATTTCCTGCACCTGCTGCACGACAAGAAACCGAGCGAGTTGCACGTCAAAGTGATGAACGTTTCGCTGATCCTCTACGCGGAACACGAGTTCAACGCCTCGACGTTCACCGCACGGGTTTGTGCATCGACCCTGTCGGACATGTACTCCTGCGTCACGGCGGCCATTGGCTCGCTGCGCGGTCCGCTGCACGGCGGCGCCAACGAAGCGGCAATGGAAATGATCGAGCGCTTCAGCTCGCCGGAAGAAGCGATCAAAGGCACCCTCGGCATGCTCGAGCGCAAGGACAAGATCATGGGCTTCGGCCACGCGATCTATAAGGACAACGATCCGCGCAACGAGGTGATCAAGGGCTGGTCGAAAAAACTCGCAGACGAAGTCGGCGACACCGTGTTGTTCCCGGTTTCCGAAGCCATCGACAAGACCATGTGGGAGCAGAAGAAACTGTTCCCGAACGCCGACTTCTACCATGCGTCGACGTACCACTTCATGGGCATTCCGACCAAGTTGTTCACACCGATCTTCGTCTGCTCGCGCCTGACCGGCTGGGCGGCGCATGTGTTCGAACAACGTGCCAACAACCGCATCATCCGCCCGAGTGCCGAATACGTCGGCGTCGAACAGCGCAAGTTCGTGCCAATCGAACAACGCTGA
- the prpB gene encoding methylisocitrate lyase: MSSNKSTPGQRFRDAVASEHPLQVVGTINANHALLAKRAGFKAIYLSGGGVAAGSLGVPDLGITGLDDVLTDVRRITDVCDLPLLVDVDTGFGSSAFNVARTVKSMIKFGAAAIHIEDQVGAKRCGHRPNKEIVSLQEMVDRIKAAVDARTDDSFVIMARTDALAVEGLESALERAAACIEAGADMVFPEAITELEMYKLFASRVKAPILANITEFGATPLYTTEQLAAADVSLVLYPLSAFRAMNKAAENVYTAIRRDGTQQNVIDTMQTRMELYDRIDYHTFEQKLDALFAAKK, encoded by the coding sequence ATGAGTTCCAACAAGAGCACTCCAGGCCAGCGTTTCCGCGATGCGGTCGCCAGCGAACATCCGCTGCAAGTGGTCGGCACGATCAACGCCAACCACGCACTGCTGGCCAAGCGCGCCGGTTTCAAGGCTATTTACCTGTCGGGTGGCGGGGTGGCTGCCGGCTCTCTGGGCGTGCCTGATCTGGGGATTACCGGTCTGGATGACGTGCTGACCGACGTACGTCGGATCACTGACGTCTGCGACTTGCCGCTGTTGGTGGACGTGGACACCGGTTTCGGTTCTTCGGCGTTCAACGTCGCCCGTACCGTGAAGTCGATGATCAAGTTCGGCGCGGCGGCGATTCACATCGAAGACCAGGTCGGCGCCAAGCGCTGCGGTCATCGTCCTAATAAAGAGATCGTCTCGCTGCAGGAAATGGTCGACCGCATCAAAGCGGCCGTCGATGCCCGGACCGACGACAGCTTCGTGATCATGGCCCGCACCGACGCCCTGGCGGTGGAAGGTCTTGAATCTGCGCTGGAACGCGCGGCCGCATGCATCGAAGCCGGCGCCGACATGGTGTTCCCGGAAGCCATCACCGAGCTTGAGATGTACAAGCTGTTCGCCAGCCGCGTGAAAGCGCCGATCCTGGCCAACATCACCGAATTTGGCGCGACGCCGCTGTACACCACCGAGCAGCTCGCCGCAGCCGATGTGTCGCTGGTGCTGTACCCGCTGTCGGCGTTCCGCGCGATGAACAAAGCCGCGGAAAACGTCTACACCGCGATCCGCCGCGACGGCACGCAACAGAACGTCATCGACACCATGCAGACGCGCATGGAGCTTTACGATCGCATTGACTACCACACCTTCGAGCAAAAGCTCGATGCGTTGTTTGCGGCGAAGAAATGA
- a CDS encoding GntR family transcriptional regulator, which produces MDQLDPPVTVQDDSETLSENVFRRIQAAIVKGEIAPGSKISEPELARTYGISRGPLREAIHRLEGQRLLVRVPHVGARVVSLSHAELLELYEIRESLEGMACRLAAERMTVEEIDELRRVLETHERDAAFQAGVGYYQQEGDFDFHYRIIQGSGNRTLTQMLCGELYQLVRMYRIQFSTTPNRPRQAFAEHHRILDAIADRDGELAELLMRRHIGASKRNIARHYQDGANPTATERGES; this is translated from the coding sequence CTGGATCAACTCGATCCCCCGGTCACAGTTCAGGACGACTCGGAAACACTTTCCGAAAACGTCTTCCGACGCATTCAGGCGGCCATCGTCAAAGGCGAGATCGCCCCGGGCAGCAAGATCTCCGAGCCGGAGCTGGCGCGCACCTACGGCATCAGCCGTGGGCCGTTGCGTGAGGCGATTCACCGTCTGGAAGGCCAGCGCCTGCTGGTTCGCGTGCCGCACGTCGGGGCGCGGGTGGTGTCGCTGAGCCACGCTGAATTGCTGGAACTCTACGAAATTCGTGAATCCCTGGAAGGCATGGCGTGCCGTCTGGCGGCTGAACGCATGACAGTCGAAGAAATCGACGAACTGCGTCGGGTGCTGGAAACCCATGAGCGCGATGCGGCGTTTCAGGCCGGTGTCGGCTACTACCAGCAGGAAGGCGATTTCGACTTTCATTACCGGATCATCCAGGGCAGCGGCAACCGCACCCTGACCCAGATGCTGTGCGGTGAGCTCTATCAACTGGTGCGCATGTACCGCATCCAGTTTTCCACCACGCCCAATCGGCCGCGCCAGGCGTTTGCCGAACACCACCGAATTCTCGATGCCATCGCCGACCGTGACGGTGAATTGGCCGAGTTGTTGATGCGTCGTCACATCGGCGCCTCCAAACGCAATATCGCCCGTCACTACCAGGACGGCGCTAACCCGACAGCCACTGAACGAGGTGAGTCATGA
- a CDS encoding ATP-dependent zinc protease has translation MRLKPFTTFLCLFGLPGFAAAGEKTVYGLNEYASLDGINLQVAAKLDTGAKTASLSARDIKRFKRNGESWVRFYLAIDAAHSHPIERPLARVSKIKRRAGDYDPEEGKKYTARPVIELDICMGSALRSIEVNLTDRSAFQYPLLIGSEALKRFDALVDPSLKYAAGKPACATDAHTAE, from the coding sequence ATGAGACTCAAGCCCTTCACCACATTTCTTTGTCTTTTTGGCCTGCCAGGTTTCGCCGCGGCAGGGGAAAAGACTGTGTACGGCCTCAATGAGTACGCTTCGCTGGATGGCATCAATCTGCAAGTCGCCGCCAAACTCGACACCGGGGCGAAAACCGCTTCGCTGAGTGCTCGCGACATCAAACGTTTTAAACGCAATGGCGAGTCCTGGGTGCGCTTCTATCTGGCTATCGACGCCGCGCATTCGCACCCGATCGAACGACCGCTGGCCCGTGTCAGCAAGATCAAGCGCCGGGCCGGTGACTACGACCCGGAAGAAGGCAAGAAGTACACCGCCCGTCCGGTCATCGAGCTGGATATCTGCATGGGTTCGGCGTTACGCAGCATCGAAGTGAACTTGACCGACCGCAGCGCCTTCCAATACCCGCTCTTGATCGGCTCCGAGGCACTCAAACGTTTCGATGCGCTGGTCGACCCCAGTCTTAAATACGCTGCTGGCAAACCCGCCTGCGCCACCGACGCACATACCGCAGAGTAA
- a CDS encoding inactive transglutaminase family protein gives MRSLTLHLKLLIAILVVLGISVTAYQIFVLGIPVTEDATDDLWNIDAKVEFVANAKDPIKIQMFVPPLSRDYVSLNESFISNNYGVAVNRVDGNRKVTWSARRAKGNQTLYYRLVLTKRYSGEKSKVKGPTFRDSITVEGPEKIAAEGLLAPIRQHSADVETFIGEAIKRVNNLNDDNVKLLLAGDPSTANKAKIVELVLSIAHVPVEKVHTVRLVADQPQIPELWLRSFNGTDWLYFNPETGEQGLPTDRLLWWTGDENLITVDGGKKANVTFSLNNSEMNAIRLAKLTDENSDANFLDYSLYGLPLQTQQTFMIMVMIPIGVLVILILRNLIGIQTLGTFTPVLIALAFRETQLGFGIVLFTIITALGLSLRSYLEHLKLQMLPRLSVVLTFVVVLIAAISLFSHKLGLERGLSVALFPMVILTMTIERLSITWEERGGGHAMKVAIGTLFAASLAHLIMSVPELVYFVFTFPAILLILVGFMLAMGRYRGYRLTELVRFKAFLKKAEA, from the coding sequence ATGCGCTCTCTTACCCTCCATCTGAAATTGCTGATCGCCATCCTGGTGGTGCTGGGCATTTCAGTTACGGCCTATCAGATTTTCGTGCTCGGAATTCCGGTGACCGAAGACGCTACCGACGACTTGTGGAACATCGACGCCAAGGTCGAGTTCGTCGCCAACGCCAAGGATCCGATCAAGATCCAGATGTTCGTGCCGCCGCTGAGCCGCGACTACGTGAGCCTCAACGAGAGTTTCATTTCCAATAACTACGGCGTGGCGGTGAACCGTGTCGACGGCAACCGCAAGGTCACCTGGTCGGCGCGTCGGGCCAAGGGCAACCAGACCCTTTATTACCGTCTGGTGTTGACCAAGCGCTACAGCGGTGAAAAATCCAAGGTCAAAGGCCCGACCTTCCGCGACAGCATCACCGTCGAAGGTCCTGAAAAAATTGCCGCCGAAGGCCTGCTCGCGCCGATCCGCCAGCATTCGGCCGACGTCGAAACGTTCATTGGCGAAGCCATCAAGCGTGTCAACAACCTCAACGACGACAACGTAAAACTGCTGCTGGCCGGCGATCCGTCCACCGCGAACAAAGCCAAAATCGTCGAGCTGGTACTGTCCATCGCCCACGTGCCGGTGGAAAAGGTTCACACCGTTCGCCTGGTGGCCGATCAGCCGCAAATCCCTGAACTCTGGTTGCGCAGCTTCAACGGCACCGACTGGCTGTACTTCAACCCGGAAACCGGCGAACAGGGCCTGCCCACCGACCGCTTGCTGTGGTGGACGGGCGATGAAAACCTGATCACCGTCGATGGCGGCAAAAAAGCCAATGTCACCTTCAGCCTGAACAACAGCGAAATGAACGCCATTCGCCTGGCCAAGCTGACCGACGAAAACTCCGACGCCAACTTCCTCGACTACTCGCTGTACGGCCTGCCGCTGCAAACCCAGCAAACCTTCATGATCATGGTGATGATCCCGATCGGCGTGCTGGTGATCCTGATCCTGCGCAACCTGATCGGCATTCAGACGCTCGGCACCTTTACCCCGGTGCTGATCGCCCTCGCCTTCCGGGAAACCCAGCTCGGCTTCGGTATTGTGCTGTTTACAATCATTACGGCGCTGGGGCTGTCGCTACGCTCCTACCTTGAACACTTGAAGCTGCAAATGTTGCCGAGGCTGTCGGTGGTACTGACCTTCGTGGTGGTGCTGATCGCGGCGATCAGCCTGTTCAGCCATAAACTCGGCCTGGAGCGCGGCTTGTCGGTGGCGCTGTTCCCGATGGTGATTCTGACCATGACCATCGAACGCCTGTCGATCACCTGGGAAGAGCGCGGTGGCGGCCATGCCATGAAAGTGGCGATCGGCACGTTGTTCGCCGCCTCCCTGGCGCACTTGATCATGAGCGTGCCTGAGTTGGTGTACTTCGTATTCACCTTCCCGGCGATCCTGCTGATCCTGGTGGGTTTCATGCTGGCCATGGGTCGCTATCGCGGTTATCGCCTGACCGAACTGGTGCGTTTCAAGGCTTTCCTGAAGAAGGCTGAAGCCTGA
- a CDS encoding alpha-L-glutamate ligase-like protein → MFGLWKTWKALEARGIMGINRRNADYVLKYNKRSLYPIVDDKIITKERAIAAGIHVPELYGVISTEKEIDNLGEIIGGRTDFVVKPAQGAGGDGIIVIADRFEGRYRTVSGKIISHEEIEHHISSILTGLYSLGGHRDRALIEYRVTPDQIFKSISYEGVPDIRIIVLMGYPVMAMLRLPTRQSGGKANLHQGAIGVGVDLATGLTLRGTWLNNIINKHPDTTNAVDGVQLPYWDGFMKLAAGCYELCGLGYIGVDMVLDQEKGPLILELNARPGLNIQIANDCGLTLRTHAVEARLEELQARGIIETAQERVEFVQEMFGHIPAVEG, encoded by the coding sequence ATGTTCGGTCTCTGGAAGACCTGGAAAGCCCTGGAGGCCCGGGGCATCATGGGGATCAATCGGCGCAACGCAGACTACGTGCTCAAGTACAACAAGCGCAGCCTGTACCCGATCGTCGATGACAAGATCATCACCAAGGAGCGCGCCATCGCCGCCGGCATCCACGTGCCGGAACTGTACGGCGTGATCTCCACCGAGAAGGAAATCGACAACCTCGGCGAGATCATCGGCGGGCGTACCGATTTCGTGGTCAAACCCGCCCAGGGCGCCGGCGGTGACGGCATTATTGTAATTGCCGACCGCTTCGAGGGCCGCTATCGCACGGTGTCGGGCAAGATCATCAGCCATGAGGAAATCGAGCACCATATTTCCAGCATCCTCACCGGCCTGTATTCCCTCGGCGGTCACCGTGACCGCGCGCTGATCGAATACCGCGTGACCCCGGACCAGATCTTCAAAAGCATCAGCTATGAAGGTGTGCCGGACATTCGCATCATCGTGCTGATGGGCTATCCGGTGATGGCCATGTTGCGCTTGCCGACCCGCCAGTCTGGCGGCAAGGCCAACCTGCACCAAGGCGCCATCGGCGTCGGTGTCGATCTGGCTACAGGCCTGACATTGCGCGGCACCTGGCTGAACAACATCATCAATAAACACCCGGACACCACCAACGCAGTGGACGGCGTGCAACTGCCCTACTGGGACGGTTTCATGAAGCTCGCGGCCGGCTGCTATGAGCTGTGCGGGTTGGGTTACATCGGTGTCGATATGGTGCTCGACCAGGAAAAAGGCCCGCTGATTCTTGAGCTTAACGCCCGGCCCGGGCTGAACATTCAAATCGCCAACGATTGCGGGTTGACGTTGCGTACCCACGCAGTCGAAGCGCGACTGGAAGAATTACAGGCCCGCGGGATCATCGAAACAGCGCAGGAACGCGTGGAGTTCGTTCAGGAAATGTTTGGGCATATTCCTGCGGTTGAGGGTTGA